From the genome of Impatiens glandulifera chromosome 9, dImpGla2.1, whole genome shotgun sequence, one region includes:
- the LOC124914598 gene encoding 50S ribosomal protein L25, producing the protein MSKWWRLASGGLKTTSTELRQRSFHTIQAIPRDFTGNRVSARDRAQGRIPAVVFAQSNATGGTQTDRSVSRKQLLTTEKKQIQSILESVNPSFFYSTIFPLHIRAGSGSSMLLESGNVLPVKLHRDEETGRILNLVLVWADKGTELKVDLPIVYKGEDVCPGLKKGGVLQKIRTSIRYMCPSEHIPQKIEIDLSNLDIGDRVLMNDLKVHPELKLLSKNETMPVCKIVTTDMEFPEPAEEAAESEP; encoded by the exons ATGTCAAAATGGTGGCGATTGGCCTCCGGCGGCCTAAAGACGACGTCGACGGAGTTAAGACAAAGATCTTTCCACACGATCCAAGCCATTCCAAGAGACTTCACCGGTAACAGAGTCTCTGCTAGAGACAGAGCTCAAGGCCGGATTCCAGCCGTCGTTTTCGCTCAATCAAATGCTACCGGAGGAACCCAGACCGATAGGTCAGTATCCAGAAAACAGCTTCTTACTACTGAGAAGAAGCAGATTCAATCGATCCTGGAGTCCGTAAATCCATCCTTCTTTTACTCTACCATTTTCCCTCTACATATCCGGGCTGGTTCCGGATCATCGATGCTTCTTGAATCCGGAAACGTTCTCCCTGTTAAG CTTCATAGAGATGAGGAAACTGGAAGGATTCTGAATTTGGTTCTTGTCTGGGCTGATAAGGGTACTGAACTTAAGGTTGATTTACCGATTGTGTATAAAGGAGAAGATGTCTGTCCTGGTTTGAAGAAAG GAGGGGTTCTTCAAAAAATTAGAACAAGTATAAGATATATGTGTCCTTCAGAACATATCCCACAGAAAATTGAGATTGATTTGAGCAATCTTGATATTGGAGATAGGGTTCTTATGAATGATCTTAAGGTTCATCCAGAACTAAAGCTTCTTAGTAAAAATGAAACAATGCCCGTCTGCAAGATTGTTACAACAGATATGGAATTTCCAGAACCTGCAGAAGAAGCAGCTGAATCAGAACCTTAA
- the LOC124916086 gene encoding LOB domain-containing protein 36-like yields MSSSNSPCAACKFLRRKCMPECVFAPYFPPDNPQKFSNVHKVFGASNVSKILNDLSPNNREDAVSSLAFEAEFRLRDPVYGCVGLISSLQKRISQIQQNLHVAKKELATYIDPTVMLQTVPHSGYHLHQQQHMNNHPSQVSAMGFNMQQMFAVQNQNPVSQHQHMIETSQQLAMESFQQQQQQLQSHELVKFNINGYDQSGQVGFNLMDPSPSLALGGGGDGGSFEGVYNNNNNHHHLLHQQQHEQSKIQNLHFQSQLMINQQQQQHQSSSQHAHDMLLQPKSVNE; encoded by the coding sequence ATGTCGTCATCGAATTCTCCCTGTGCGGCTTGCAAATTTCTCCGGCGGAAGTGTATGCCGGAATGTGTATTTGCACCTTATTTTCCGCCGGATAATCCTCAAAAGTTTTCTAATGTTCATAAGGTGTTTGGAGCGAGTAATGTTTCGAAGATTCTGAATGATTTGAGTCCAAATAATCGAGAGGATGCGGTTAGTTCATTGGCTTTTGAAGCGGAGTTTCGTTTAAGAGATCCAGTTTATGGTTGCGTTGGATTAATCTCTTCACTTCAGAAACGAATTAGTCAAATTCAGCAAAATTTACATGTGGCGAAGAAGGAATTAGCTACTTATATTGATCCAACAGTGATGTTACAGACTGTTCCTCATTCTGGTTATCATCTTCATCAACAGCAGCATATGAACAATCATCCATCTCAGGTTTCGGCTATGGGATTTAACATGCAACAGATGTTTGCCgttcaaaatcaaaatcctGTTTCTCAACATCAACATATGATTGAGACGTCGCAACAACTAGCGATGGAGAGTTTtcagcaacaacaacaacaattacAATCGCATGAACTTGTGAAGTTTAATATTAATGGATATGATCAGTCTGGACAAGTTGGATTCAACTTGATGGATCCATCTCCATCTTTGGCTTtgggtggtggtggtgatggtGGTTCATTTGAGggtgtttataataataataataaccatcatcatcttcttcatcagcaGCAGCATGAACAATCTAAGATTCAAAATCTGCATTTTCAGTCCCAACTTATGATtaatcaacaacaacaacaacatcagAGTTCTTCACAACATGCACATGATATGTTACTCCAACCGAAATCTGTAAACGAGTGA